A stretch of the Rosa rugosa chromosome 5, drRosRugo1.1, whole genome shotgun sequence genome encodes the following:
- the LOC133708230 gene encoding flowering time control protein FCA has protein sequence MPAAGAGGFRPSHPDPPPLSGQKRGHPFSARGGSPDRFDRGGFAKLFVGSVPRTATEGEIRPLFEEHGEVVEVALIKDKKTGLQQGCCFIKYATSEEADRAIRALHNQHTLPGGVGPIQVRYADGERERLGAVEYKLFVGSLNKQATEKEVEEIFSPYGLVEDVYLMRDELKQSRGCGFVKYSRRDMALSAINGLNGRYTMRGCEQPLTVRFADPKRPRPGESRGPSFGGPGFGPRFQSPGARPVPNFGDPTSDQIPTNAWHPISPPNLVPSPNPGIRGFGAHLLPRSGDMGPFNSGGHGSSVEGPHPVMAVSSQTTQQNLNQSMPHMGQQISPLQKHNQSPQHLPPSLHQHPQTPAPYALTQTARQVGQPQLPPSAGQTPFNQALPSQRLHGLGGQLSASQPEVQQNASSAPALPTLLNINLKSHSMSATNQQQRPSAPVQQQLQTLQQSPSQLAQMLSQQTQTLQASFQSSQQAFSQLQQQVQQMQPSNQGLSLHQTSQSNKQQQSQWNGIVPQTVANTPATTPAADVLSATSVAPAIPVTNQTITPAKCIWTEHTSPDGYKYYYNSATGESRWEKPAELALFEQQQHHQKTSVQQPQTPSLPQNVSAQQQASQTQQMHLQSHLHPQPRPNLQSQQPSLSSTYQASGIVGQQNAQDFGFSKLPPTTSSVSDPRFQQGLHSAQEWMWKNKPTGA, from the exons ATGCCCGCCGCCGGTGCCGGAGGGTTTCGCCCTTCCCACCCCGACCCTCCGCCGCTCTCCGGTCAGAAACGAGGCCATCCTTTCTCTGCCCGTGGTGGCTCTCCAG ATCGTTTTGATAGAGGAGGGTTTGCCAAGCTTTTCGTTGGATCAGTTCCGAGGACAGCCACTGAGGGAGAG ATTCGCCCTTTGTTTGAAGAACATGGAGAAGTGGTAGAGGTTGCGCTGATCAAAGACAAGAAAACAGGACTGCAGCAAG GTTGTTGTTTTATTAAATATGCAACCTCAGAAGAAGCTGATAGGGCCATTAGAGCTTTGCATAATCAACATACTCTTCCTGGG GGAGTAGGTCCTATCCAAGTCAGATATGCTGATGGGGAACGAGAACGCCTTG GTGCAGTTGAGTACAAACTGTTTGTGGGCTCACTGAACAAACAAGCTACGGAAAAGGAAGTTGAGGAA ATTTTTTCACCATATGGTCTAGTTGAAGATGTTTACCTCATGCGTGATGAATTGAAGCAGAGTCGTG GATGTGGATTCGTTAAGTATTCCCGCCGAGATATGGCGTTGTCAGCAATAAATGGTCTAAACGGGCGCTACACTATGAGA GGTTGTGAGCAACCACTAACTGTCCGGTTTGCTGATCCTAAAAGGCCTAGGCCTGGAGAATCAAG GGGTCCTTCTTTTGGAGGTCCAGGTTTTGGTCCTCGGTTTCAAAGCCCAGGGGCCAG ACCAGTACCTAACTTTGGTGATCCTACGAGTGATCAAATTCCAACCAATGCTTGGCATCCAATTAGTCCACCAAACTTGGTGCCATCCCCCAATCCTGGTATTCGTGGCTTCGGGGCCCATTTGCTTCCTAGGTCTGGAGACATGGGACCCTTTAATTCG GGCGGCCATGGCAGCTCTGTAGAGGGTCCTCATCCTGTGATGGCAGTTTCATCTCAAACAACACAGCAG AATCTTAACCAGTCGATGCCACATATGGGCCAGCAAATTTCCCCATTACAGAAGCATAATCAGTCACCTCAGCATTTGCCGCCTTCCCTTCATCAGCACCCTCAAACTCCAGCACCCTACGCACTCACACAAACAGCACGGCAGGTTGGTCAACCACAGCTTCCTCCTTCTGCTGGCCAAACACCATTTAATCAAGCTTTACCATCACAAAGGTTACATGGGTTGGGCGGACAGCTGTCGGCCTCTCAGCCTGAGGTCCAGCAGAATGCATCATCTGCTCCTGCATTACCAACCCTTTTGAATATCAACTTAAAATCCCATTCGATGTCCGCAACAAATCAACAGCAACGTCCTTCTGCTCCTGTTCAACAACAACTTCAAACGCTTCAGCAGTCTCCTTCTCAGTTAGCTCAGATGCTGTCGCAACAGACACAAACTTTGCAGGCAAGCTTTCAATCGTCTCAGCAGGCGTTCTCGCAGCTGCAACAACAGGTGCAGCAAATGCAACCATCAAATCAGGGTCTGTCGCTGCATCAGACTTCCCAGTCCAATAAACAGCAGCAG TCTCAATGGAATGGAATAGTACCACAGACAGTTGCAAATACCCCTGCTACAACACCAGCTGCAGATGTGCTTTCAGCCACATCTGTTGCTCCTGCTATACCTGTAACAAACCAGACTATAACTCCTGCAAAATGTATTTGGACAGAGCACACCTCCCCGGATGGATACAAGTACTATTATAATAGTGCAACTGGTGAAAGCAGG TGGGAAAAACCTGCCGAACTTGCATTGTTTGAGCAACAGCAGCACCACCAAAAGACATCAGTTCAGCAGCCTCAGACCCCTTCACTACCTCAAAATGTATCTGCGCAGCAGCAAGCTTCTCAAACACAACAGATGCATCttcaatctcatcttcatccacagCCTCGGCCCAATCTTCAGTCTCAACAGCCATCTTTGTCTTCAACG TACCAGGCTTCTGGAATTGTAGGCCAACAAAATGCTCAG GACTTCGGATTTTCAAAGTTACCCCCAACAACCAGCTCAGTTAGTGATCCTCGCTTCCAACAG GGGCTTCATTCTGCTCAGGAATGGATGTGGAAGAACAAGCCAACAG GTGCTTGA
- the LOC133708231 gene encoding peroxidase 40-like — MAMKYLALLSLLLNLAVLFSIVPKTTSEGGGYGDDCGDQSGNDVSNLCPAAEAIIFSRVQEAVLEDSRMAASLLRLHFHDCFVNGCDASVLLDDSANFVGEKTAAPNLNSLRGFDVIDAIKSDLESVCPETVSCADILATAARDSVVLSGGPSWDVQMGRKDSFTASKSLANNNIPGPNSTVANLVSKFQNVNLSLRDMVVLSGAHTMGKARCTTFRGRLQGATTSNALDASLEFVQSLQELCSGSDSNATLANLDLATPATFDNQYYVNLLSGQGLLPSDQNLVTGDDQTLELVETYAEDVVAFFEDFKNSMIKMGSLGVGTGMNGEIRRNCRAVN; from the exons ATGGCCATGAAGTACTTGGCTCTACTTTCGCTATTGCTCAACCTCGCAGTTTTGTTTTCAATTGTGCCGAAAACCACAAGTGAAGGAGGAGGATATGGTGATGATTGTGGTGACCAATCAGGGAATGATGTGTCCAATCTCTGCCCCGCGGCAGAGGCTATAATATTTTCTCGGGTCCAAGAGGCGGTGTTGGAAGACTCCAGAATGGCAGCCTCTCTACTTCGCCTCCATTTCCACGACTGCTTTGTCAAT GGGTGCGATGCTTCAGTGTTACTAGATGATAGTGCCAACTTTGTAGGAGAAAAAACAGCAGCACCTAACTTGAATTCTCTGAGGGGTTTTGATGTCATTGATGCTATCAAATCAGACCTTGAATCTGTTTGCCCCGAAACAGTTTCTTGCGCCGACATTCTTGCTACTGCTGCCAGAGACTCTGTTGTTCTG TCTGGCGGACCAAGCTGGGATGTTCAAATGGGAAGAAAGGACAGCTTCACCGCTAGCAAATCATTAGCAAATAACAACATACCAGGCCCAAATTCCACTGTTGCAAACCTGGTTTCCAAGTTCCAGAATGTAAACCTTAGTCTGAGGGACATGGTTGTGCTCTCTG GTGCACACACTATGGGGAAAGCCCGGTGTACCACCTTCCGCGGGCGCCTACAAGGCGCTACCACCTCGAATGCCCTGGATGCATCCCTTGAGTTCGTTCAGTCCCTGCAGGAACTGTGCTCCGGATCAGACAGCAATGCAACACTGGCCAATCTTGACCTTGCAACCCCGGCAACATTTGACAACCAGTACTATGTTAACCTGCTTTCGGGACAGGGTTTGCTTCCTTCGGACCAGAATCTGGTGACCGGAGATGATCAGACCCTTGAGCTTGTGGAAACCTATGCAGAGGATGTGGTTGCCTTCTTTGAGGACTTCAAAAACTCCATGATCAAAATGGGAAGCTTGGGAGTGGGGACTGGGATGAACGGGGAGATTCGTAGGAATTGTCGAGCTGTCAATTGA
- the LOC133710737 gene encoding probable WRKY transcription factor 48 codes for MDGRQELRNNTTDRTSLPPSSSSSAPMANSALFSDHEIPMIPNNTFPSLSSIFDSEPERGYLGFMELLGNTDYAPVVDFGTQTTPSDSLVTMMMPPQQQQQQQTQALPSPVSSTVPESGTNSEALNSSANTAPTTPNSSSISSSSNEAHAANNNNEEQTTTKAGDEEEDADQDPDKTQKQLKPKKKNQKRQREPRFAFMTKSEVDNLDDGYRWRKYGQKAVKNSPYPRSYYRCTTAGCGVKKRVERSSDDPSIVVTTYEGQHTHPSPISPRGSMGMAPLPSELSGHLFTGAAGSGYGVPHHYQHQQQQQQQQQQHLHSYIYNSSPSLNITTTTSSAPSYGFNPASFPGLFQERYNNTGGGHSSNLAASNLLRDHGLLQDMLPSQIRKETKEG; via the exons ATGGATGGTAGACAAGAGCTGAGAAACAACACCACCGATCGTACTAGTCTtcctccctcctcctcctcctctgcaCCGATGGCCAACTCAGCACTTTTCTCCGATCACGAGATTCCGATGATACCCAACAACACCTTCCCTTCACTCTCAAGCATCTTCGACTCAGAACCCGAAAGGGGTTATCTGGGTTTCATGGAGTTGCTCGGCAACACGGACTACGCTCCTGTGGTTGATTTCGGGACCCAAACGACGCCGTCTGACTCGTTGGTGACGATGATGATGCCAcctcagcagcagcagcagcagcaaacaCAAGCGCTTCCTTCGCCGGTGTCGTCTACAGTGCCAGAGAGTGGGACTAACTCCGAGGCCTTGAACTCCAGCGCCAATACTGCTCCCACGACACCCAACTCGTCTTCGATCTCGTCCTCGTCTAATGAAGCTCATGCGGCGAATAATAATAATGAGGAGCAAACCACGACAAAAGCAGgagatgaggaagaagatgctGACCAAGATCCGGACAAGACCCAGAAACA ATTGAAACCCAAAAAGAAGAACCAGAAAAGGCAGAGGGAGCCGAGATTTGCGTTCATGACCAAGAGCGAGGTCGATAACCTAGACGACGGGTACAGATGGCGCAAGTACGGCCAAAAAGCTGTCAAGAACAGCCCTTATCCAAG GAGCTACTATCGTTGCACCACAGCAGGTTGCGGTGTGAAGAAGAGGGTGGAGAGGTCCTCCGACGACCCTTCGATTGTGGTGACGACTTACGAAGGCCAGCACACGCACCCGAGCCCGATCTCGCCGCGCGGCAGCATGGGGATGGCGCCGCTGCCGTCGGAGCTGTCCGGTCATTTGTTCACTGGGGCAGCAGGCTCAGGCTATGGTGTTCCTCATCACTATCAACAtcagcagcaacagcaacagcaacagcaacagcatTTGCACTCTTATATATATAACTCTTCGCCTTCTTTGAACATTACTACTACCACCTCCTCAGCGCCATCCTATGGTTTCAACCCGGCGTCGTTTCCTGGTTTGTTTCAAGAGAGATATAATAACACTGGAGGAGGTCATTCCTCTAATTTGGCCGCTTCTAATTTGCTTAGAGACCACGGACTTCTTCAGGATATGCTGCCATCGCAGATTCGAAAAGAGACTAAGGAAGGGTAG